In one Kitasatospora cineracea genomic region, the following are encoded:
- a CDS encoding MFS transporter — MSVDPARTAPSLSAPAPRRPADAPGAAPSATPPAVLHPPGGRAAWFAWTVGVTVYVLAVVHRTSLGVAGLDAAARFGIGASALSTFSILQVLVYAGMQVPVGLLVDRIGPRRVLLLGVALMSAGQLAFAFSTAFAPALASRAVLGCGDAMTFISVLRVAARWFPAARNPFVAQLTGLVGTGGNLVTTMVLAQALHTAGWSTTFGAIALTGVPVFVAVLALLKEAPPGLPGPVPVRQESLRLPVGQQIRAAWSEPGTRLGMWVHFTTAFPASAFGLLWGLPYLVEGQGMSRAGAGGMLSLLVLSGMAFGLLFGRLVSRSAASRLPIAFTVLAVTALCWTATLAWPHGHPPLWLLVVLMLVMGSNGPASLIGLDYARAYNPAERMGTASGIANMGGFIGSMITLLGIGVLLDALAEPGSDSYGAHAYQLAFCFQLLPLLLGTTMILRLRRKLDR, encoded by the coding sequence ATGAGCGTGGACCCCGCCCGCACCGCACCGTCCCTGTCCGCACCCGCTCCCCGCCGGCCCGCCGACGCCCCCGGCGCCGCCCCGTCCGCCACCCCGCCCGCCGTCCTCCACCCGCCGGGCGGCCGCGCCGCCTGGTTCGCCTGGACGGTCGGCGTCACCGTCTACGTCCTCGCCGTGGTGCACCGCACCAGCCTCGGCGTGGCCGGGCTGGACGCCGCCGCCCGGTTCGGCATCGGCGCCTCCGCACTGTCCACCTTCTCCATCCTGCAGGTCCTGGTGTACGCCGGGATGCAGGTCCCGGTCGGGCTGCTGGTCGACCGAATCGGCCCGCGCCGGGTGCTGCTGCTGGGCGTGGCGCTGATGAGCGCCGGGCAGCTGGCGTTCGCCTTCTCCACCGCGTTCGCGCCCGCGCTGGCCTCCCGCGCGGTGCTCGGCTGCGGCGACGCGATGACCTTCATCAGCGTGCTGCGGGTCGCCGCCCGCTGGTTCCCGGCCGCCCGCAACCCGTTCGTCGCCCAGCTCACCGGCCTGGTCGGCACCGGCGGCAACCTGGTCACCACCATGGTGCTCGCGCAGGCGCTGCACACCGCCGGGTGGAGCACCACCTTCGGCGCGATCGCGCTGACCGGCGTGCCGGTCTTCGTCGCCGTGCTGGCCCTGCTCAAGGAGGCCCCGCCCGGACTGCCGGGGCCGGTGCCGGTGCGGCAGGAGAGCCTGCGGCTGCCGGTCGGGCAGCAGATCCGGGCCGCCTGGTCCGAGCCCGGCACCCGGCTCGGCATGTGGGTGCACTTCACCACGGCGTTCCCGGCGTCCGCGTTCGGCCTGCTGTGGGGGCTGCCCTACCTGGTCGAGGGGCAGGGCATGTCCCGGGCCGGGGCGGGCGGCATGCTCAGCCTGCTGGTGCTCAGCGGGATGGCCTTCGGCCTGCTGTTCGGCCGGCTGGTGTCCCGCTCGGCCGCCTCCCGGCTGCCGATCGCGTTCACCGTGCTCGCCGTCACCGCGCTCTGCTGGACCGCGACCCTGGCCTGGCCGCACGGGCACCCGCCGCTGTGGCTGCTGGTGGTGCTGATGCTGGTCATGGGCAGCAACGGCCCGGCCTCGCTGATCGGCCTGGACTACGCCCGCGCGTACAACCCGGCCGAGCGGATGGGCACCGCCTCCGGCATCGCCAACATGGGCGGCTTCATCGGCTCGATGATCACCCTGCTCGGGATCGGCGTCCTGCTGGACGCGCTCGCCGAGCCGGGCAGCGACAGCTACGGCGCGCACGCCTACCAGCTGGCGTTCTGCTTCCAGCTGCTGCCGCTGCTGCTCGGGACGACGATGATCCTGCGGCTGCGCCGCAAGCTGGACCGGTAG
- a CDS encoding maleylpyruvate isomerase family mycothiol-dependent enzyme, with protein sequence MTDKQTVQAYTDAWTQSIESISELLAPLPTDAWNRATECPGWSVRDVVSHIIGVESELLGDPRPIHALPRDLRHVTDDFSRYMELPVDKRRCWTPVEVTSELEYTVIRRSRALRNARHEPTDLVRWPAGPLARDVPYATLLRLRAFDVWVHEQDLRRALQTPGNLDSPAAVVTRDLLIASLPKQVAKQAGAPIGATVAFDVAGALPFHRTVRIGPDGQGTVDDSVVLAPEVRLSMDWQTFVRLCCGRVRPETAIVNVIGDQELGNRVLAHLTSTP encoded by the coding sequence GTGACGGACAAGCAGACCGTGCAGGCGTACACCGATGCGTGGACGCAGTCGATCGAGTCCATATCCGAGCTGCTCGCCCCGCTGCCGACCGACGCCTGGAACCGGGCCACCGAGTGCCCGGGCTGGTCCGTGCGGGACGTGGTCTCGCACATCATCGGCGTCGAGTCCGAGCTGCTCGGCGACCCGCGCCCGATCCACGCGCTGCCGCGCGACCTGCGGCACGTCACCGACGACTTCTCCCGGTACATGGAACTGCCGGTCGACAAGCGCCGCTGCTGGACGCCGGTGGAGGTGACCAGCGAGCTGGAGTACACGGTGATCCGCCGCTCCCGGGCGCTGCGCAACGCCCGCCACGAGCCGACCGACCTGGTGCGCTGGCCGGCCGGCCCGCTGGCCCGGGACGTCCCGTACGCGACGCTGCTGCGGCTGCGGGCCTTCGACGTGTGGGTGCACGAGCAGGACCTGCGCCGCGCGCTGCAGACGCCGGGCAACCTGGACTCCCCGGCCGCCGTGGTGACCAGGGACCTGCTGATCGCTTCGCTGCCCAAGCAGGTCGCCAAGCAGGCCGGTGCGCCGATCGGCGCCACGGTGGCCTTCGACGTCGCGGGCGCGCTGCCGTTCCACCGCACCGTGCGGATCGGCCCGGACGGCCAGGGCACGGTGGACGACTCGGTGGTGCTGGCCCCCGAGGTGCGGCTGTCGATGGACTGGCAGACCTTCGTGCGGCTGTGCTGCGGCCGGGTCCGCCCGGAGACCGCGATCGTGAACGTGATCGGCGACCAGGAGCTCGGCAACCGGGTGCTCGCCCACCTGACGAGCACTCCCTGA
- a CDS encoding carbon-nitrogen family hydrolase codes for MRASLIQLAVSDAEPAAERRARAAAMVRAQDGADLVVLPELWPVGGFAYDAWPTGAEPLDGPTAEAMSAAAKAVGCWLHAGSIVERDPDGPIYNTSLLFAPDGELVRTYRKIHRFGFDSGEAVVMGAGQEIVTADAGPAVLGLATCYDLRFPELFRALLDAGAELLVVPAAWPARRAEHWNLLARARAVEEQAFVLACNTAGTHGGVEQAGRSIVVDPWGRVLAEAGADEQVLTVEFDPAEVAACRADFPVHRDRLLGIPAPVQR; via the coding sequence GTGCGCGCTTCATTGATCCAACTCGCCGTGTCGGACGCCGAGCCGGCAGCCGAGCGGAGGGCCAGGGCGGCGGCGATGGTCCGCGCCCAGGACGGCGCCGACCTGGTGGTGCTGCCCGAACTGTGGCCGGTCGGGGGCTTCGCCTACGACGCCTGGCCGACCGGCGCCGAACCGCTGGACGGCCCCACCGCGGAGGCGATGTCCGCCGCCGCGAAGGCGGTCGGCTGCTGGCTGCACGCCGGGTCGATCGTCGAACGGGACCCGGACGGGCCGATCTACAACACCTCGCTGCTGTTCGCCCCCGACGGCGAACTGGTCCGCACCTACCGCAAGATCCACCGCTTCGGCTTCGACAGCGGCGAGGCGGTGGTGATGGGCGCCGGCCAGGAGATCGTCACCGCGGACGCCGGCCCCGCCGTGCTGGGCCTGGCCACCTGCTACGACCTGCGCTTCCCCGAGCTGTTCCGGGCCCTGCTGGACGCCGGCGCCGAACTGCTGGTGGTCCCCGCCGCCTGGCCCGCCCGGCGGGCCGAGCACTGGAACCTGCTGGCCCGGGCCCGCGCCGTCGAGGAGCAGGCCTTCGTGCTCGCCTGCAACACCGCCGGCACCCACGGCGGGGTCGAGCAGGCCGGCCGCAGCATCGTGGTCGACCCCTGGGGCCGGGTGCTGGCCGAGGCCGGGGCGGACGAGCAGGTGCTCACCGTCGAGTTCGACCCGGCCGAGGTCGCCGCGTGCCGGGCCGACTTCCCGGTCCACCGGGACCGGCTGCTCGGCATCCCCGCACCCGTGCAACGCTGA
- a CDS encoding GntR family transcriptional regulator, translating to MTAAGTGGGRALIRRHSLREQIADALRDEMMAGRLPAGRNFTVKEIADIYGVSATPAREALVDLAAQGLLVSEPHRGFTVPEFSWHDFLEIFEARTLLTDNALRHLSGRPHGYDWSRLSSLRRRADAAARAARAGQLDVLVGCDLRFWQEAAGVLCNGRIADYLGWLRIQSWMFAAPHLRAGGDLAGVCWDRHGELVDRIEARDRAGAHRIVNDYNLATVELLARRLGQPLEGVAVLRLLREPLIPPPPAPAERPPAAAPRPASAAVGLGRVPMPRFVPPGRFARPFRPGSGEPAAGR from the coding sequence ATGACCGCTGCGGGAACCGGGGGCGGGCGCGCCCTGATCCGGCGCCACAGCCTCCGCGAGCAGATCGCCGACGCCCTGCGCGACGAGATGATGGCCGGTCGGCTCCCGGCCGGACGGAACTTCACCGTCAAGGAGATCGCCGACATCTACGGCGTCTCCGCCACCCCCGCCCGGGAGGCCCTGGTCGACCTCGCCGCCCAGGGCCTGCTGGTCAGCGAACCGCACCGGGGCTTCACCGTCCCCGAGTTCAGCTGGCACGACTTCCTGGAGATCTTCGAGGCCCGCACCCTGCTCACCGACAACGCGCTGCGCCACCTGTCGGGCCGGCCGCACGGCTACGACTGGTCCCGGCTGTCCTCGCTGCGCCGCCGGGCCGACGCCGCCGCCCGGGCCGCCCGGGCCGGGCAGCTCGACGTCCTGGTCGGCTGCGACCTGCGGTTCTGGCAGGAGGCCGCCGGGGTGCTGTGCAACGGCCGGATCGCCGACTACCTGGGCTGGCTGCGGATCCAGTCCTGGATGTTCGCCGCCCCGCACCTGCGGGCCGGCGGCGACCTGGCCGGGGTCTGCTGGGACCGGCACGGCGAGCTGGTCGACCGGATCGAGGCCCGGGACCGGGCCGGGGCGCACCGGATCGTCAACGACTACAACCTGGCCACCGTCGAGCTGCTGGCCCGGCGGCTCGGCCAGCCGCTCGAGGGCGTCGCGGTGCTCCGGCTGCTGCGCGAACCGCTGATCCCGCCGCCGCCCGCGCCGGCCGAGCGGCCGCCCGCCGCCGCCCCCCGGCCGGCCTCCGCCGCGGTCGGCCTCGGCCGGGTGCCGATGCCCCGCTTCGTGCCGCCCGGACGCTTCGCCCGGCCGTTCCGCCCGGGCAGCGGGGAGCCCGCCGCGGGCCGGTAG
- a CDS encoding SLATT domain-containing protein, translated as MSQPEMQPEESPWGKEVADDDQSVPGAAGRTPTRRRADLSARQFPLGDWGEPAERLEELYRWSEERAVEAIDWYRRDRVWKRRWARLLRFSATVFGVGGVTAPLVSLTGELPHAMEWGYTGLALAAASLVADRAFGLTSGWMRDVSTSQALQRRLEAFQFDWASECVREVLGPTEGTAGEAAERCLGVLRRFCEDVSDMVRTETSEWMLEFRAGMSQLPTQAPGSWGGRNEGGSGAQVRVLPPPGTRPTMPRQRPPEGPLR; from the coding sequence GTGAGCCAGCCGGAAATGCAGCCCGAGGAGAGCCCCTGGGGCAAGGAGGTCGCCGACGACGACCAGTCCGTCCCGGGTGCCGCCGGACGGACCCCGACCCGGCGCCGCGCCGACCTGAGCGCCCGTCAGTTCCCGCTCGGCGACTGGGGCGAGCCCGCCGAGCGGCTGGAGGAGCTCTACCGCTGGTCGGAGGAGCGCGCGGTCGAGGCGATCGACTGGTACCGCCGGGACCGGGTCTGGAAGCGCCGCTGGGCCCGCCTGCTGCGGTTCTCCGCCACGGTGTTCGGCGTCGGCGGCGTCACCGCCCCGCTGGTCTCCCTCACCGGCGAGCTCCCGCACGCCATGGAGTGGGGCTACACCGGCCTCGCGCTGGCCGCCGCCTCGCTGGTCGCCGACCGCGCCTTCGGCCTCACCTCCGGGTGGATGCGCGACGTCTCCACCTCGCAGGCGCTGCAACGCCGCCTGGAGGCCTTCCAGTTCGACTGGGCCTCCGAGTGCGTCCGGGAGGTCCTGGGCCCCACCGAGGGCACCGCGGGCGAGGCCGCCGAGCGCTGCCTGGGCGTGCTGCGCCGGTTCTGCGAGGACGTCTCCGACATGGTCCGCACCGAGACCTCCGAGTGGATGCTGGAGTTCCGGGCCGGCATGAGCCAGCTGCCCACCCAGGCCCCCGGTTCCTGGGGCGGCCGCAACGAGGGCGGCTCCGGCGCCCAGGTCCGGGTCCTCCCCCCGCCGGGCACCCGTCCCACCATGCCCCGCCAGCGCCCCCCGGAGGGCCCGCTGCGCTGA
- the purD gene encoding phosphoribosylamine--glycine ligase: MKVLVIGTGAREHALCRSLSQDPAVSELHCAPGNAGIARVAALHPVDQLDGAAVTALARELGADLVVVGPEAPLVAGVAEPLRAAGIPVFGPGREAAQLEGSKAFAKDVMAAAGVPTARSYVCTTPEEAAAALDAFGAPYVVKDDGLAAGKGVVVTEDRAAALEHAAACERVVIEEYLDGPEVSLFAITDGSTVLPLVPAQDFKRALDGDQGPNTGGMGAYSPLPWAPEGLVAEVLESVLQPTVDELRHRGTPFSGLLYAGLALTSRGTRVIEFNARFGDPETQVVLARLRTPLAGVLLAAADGTLGELEPLRWSEEAAVTVVMASEGYPASPRTGDPIEGLDAAEADGASVLHAGTRSGPAGEVLTAGGRVLSVTAVGADLAEARAKAYAGVAEISFKGAQHRTDIAAAAAGQQLP, encoded by the coding sequence GTGAAGGTCCTCGTCATCGGAACCGGCGCCCGCGAACACGCCCTGTGCCGCTCACTGTCCCAAGACCCCGCCGTCAGCGAGCTGCACTGCGCCCCGGGCAACGCCGGGATCGCGCGGGTCGCCGCCCTGCACCCGGTCGACCAGCTGGACGGCGCCGCCGTCACCGCGCTGGCCCGGGAACTGGGCGCCGACCTGGTGGTGGTCGGCCCGGAGGCCCCGCTGGTGGCCGGCGTCGCCGAGCCGCTGCGGGCGGCCGGCATCCCGGTCTTCGGCCCCGGCCGGGAGGCCGCCCAGCTGGAGGGCTCCAAGGCGTTCGCCAAGGACGTGATGGCCGCGGCCGGCGTCCCCACCGCGCGCTCCTACGTCTGCACCACCCCGGAGGAGGCCGCCGCCGCGCTCGACGCGTTCGGCGCCCCGTACGTGGTGAAGGACGACGGCCTGGCGGCCGGCAAGGGCGTCGTGGTCACCGAGGACCGGGCCGCCGCGCTGGAGCACGCCGCGGCCTGCGAGCGCGTGGTCATCGAGGAGTACCTGGACGGCCCCGAGGTCTCGCTGTTCGCCATCACCGACGGCAGCACGGTGCTCCCGCTCGTCCCGGCGCAGGACTTCAAGCGCGCGCTGGACGGCGACCAGGGCCCCAACACCGGCGGCATGGGCGCCTACTCGCCGCTGCCCTGGGCCCCCGAGGGCCTGGTCGCGGAGGTGCTGGAGAGCGTCCTGCAGCCCACCGTCGACGAGCTGCGCCACCGCGGCACCCCGTTCTCCGGCCTGCTGTACGCGGGCCTGGCGCTGACCTCGCGCGGCACCCGGGTGATCGAGTTCAACGCCCGCTTCGGCGACCCGGAGACCCAGGTCGTGCTGGCCCGGCTGCGCACCCCGCTGGCCGGCGTGCTGCTCGCCGCCGCCGACGGCACGCTCGGCGAACTGGAGCCGCTGCGCTGGTCCGAGGAGGCCGCGGTCACCGTGGTGATGGCCTCCGAGGGCTACCCGGCGAGCCCGCGCACCGGCGACCCGATCGAGGGCCTGGACGCGGCGGAGGCCGACGGCGCGTCCGTGCTGCACGCCGGCACCAGGTCCGGCCCGGCCGGCGAGGTGCTGACCGCGGGCGGCCGGGTGCTGTCGGTGACCGCCGTCGGCGCGGACCTCGCCGAGGCCCGGGCGAAGGCGTACGCGGGCGTCGCGGAGATCTCCTTCAAGGGGGCCCAGCACCGCACCGACATCGCGGCGGCCGCCGCCGGGCAGCAACTCCCGTAG
- a CDS encoding N,N-dimethylformamidase beta subunit family domain-containing protein, with protein MGTESNRRWESGTLAHGVSDPFGQGPLPWLRSPDHYLADGEGVVPWYVSVDAPGQRPVDGSARPRPAVSGPRNSDDVRQQIKGFASAGTARPGGAVDFRVTVNPPQEFQVDVYRIGHDGGDGARQVYSSPLISGLAQPAPMVADRTVSCHHWWQSWRLQVPADWRSGAYVAVLTTADGGHRSHIPFTVRDFDPADLLLVLPDVTWQAYNLFPEDGHLGASLYHAWDGAGRLAGEGEAAVTVSFDRPHAGAGLPLHVGHAYDFIRWAERYGYDLGYATATDLHAGLVDASRYKALVFPGHDEYWSEPMRRAAERARDGGTSLVFLSANAVYWRVELSAGANGEPSRLLNCRKRQRVAPDHPAAGVPGAVSALWRDAGEPEQHLLGIQYAGSVPAPVPLVARNTGHWLWQGTGLADGDELPDLVAGEADRYYPKVPLPAHTERVLLAHSPYRDAAGRPSHQETSLYRAPSGAYVFAAGTFAWSPALDRPGHTDERIQRATANLLDHLCKEGRTGS; from the coding sequence GTGGGGACGGAATCCAACCGCCGGTGGGAGTCCGGCACGCTGGCGCACGGGGTCTCGGACCCGTTCGGGCAGGGCCCGCTGCCCTGGCTCCGCAGCCCCGACCACTACCTGGCCGACGGCGAGGGCGTGGTCCCCTGGTACGTGAGCGTGGACGCCCCGGGGCAGCGCCCGGTGGACGGGTCGGCCCGGCCGCGTCCGGCGGTCAGCGGCCCGCGCAACTCCGACGACGTGCGCCAGCAGATCAAGGGCTTCGCCTCGGCGGGCACCGCCCGGCCCGGCGGCGCGGTGGACTTCCGGGTCACGGTCAACCCGCCGCAGGAGTTCCAGGTCGACGTCTACCGGATCGGCCACGACGGCGGCGACGGCGCCCGGCAGGTGTACTCCAGCCCGCTGATCTCCGGCCTGGCCCAGCCCGCCCCGATGGTCGCCGACCGCACCGTCTCCTGCCACCACTGGTGGCAGTCCTGGCGGCTGCAGGTCCCCGCGGACTGGCGCTCCGGCGCGTACGTCGCCGTGCTGACCACCGCCGACGGCGGCCACCGCAGCCACATCCCGTTCACCGTGCGGGACTTCGACCCGGCCGACCTGCTGCTGGTGCTGCCCGACGTGACCTGGCAGGCGTACAACCTGTTCCCCGAGGACGGGCACCTGGGGGCCAGCCTCTACCACGCCTGGGACGGCGCGGGGCGCCTGGCGGGGGAGGGGGAGGCGGCCGTCACGGTCTCCTTCGACCGGCCGCACGCCGGGGCCGGGCTGCCGCTGCACGTCGGGCACGCCTACGACTTCATCCGCTGGGCCGAGCGCTACGGCTACGACCTGGGCTACGCCACCGCCACCGACCTGCACGCCGGCCTGGTCGACGCCTCCCGCTACAAGGCGCTGGTCTTCCCCGGCCACGACGAGTACTGGTCGGAGCCGATGCGGCGGGCCGCCGAACGGGCCCGGGACGGCGGCACCTCGCTGGTGTTCCTGTCCGCGAACGCCGTGTACTGGCGGGTCGAGCTGTCGGCCGGGGCGAACGGCGAACCGTCCCGGCTGCTGAACTGCCGCAAGCGCCAGCGGGTCGCGCCCGACCACCCCGCCGCCGGGGTGCCCGGCGCGGTGTCCGCGCTCTGGCGGGACGCCGGCGAGCCCGAGCAGCACCTGCTGGGCATCCAGTACGCGGGCAGCGTGCCCGCCCCGGTGCCGCTGGTGGCCCGCAACACCGGCCACTGGCTCTGGCAGGGCACCGGGCTGGCGGACGGCGACGAACTGCCCGACCTGGTCGCCGGGGAGGCCGACCGCTACTACCCGAAGGTCCCGCTGCCCGCGCACACCGAACGCGTCCTGCTCGCCCACTCCCCGTACCGGGACGCCGCCGGGCGGCCCAGCCACCAGGAGACCTCGCTGTACCGGGCGCCCAGCGGCGCGTACGTGTTCGCCGCCGGGACGTTCGCCTGGTCGCCCGCGCTGGACCGGCCCGGGCACACCGACGAGCGGATCCAGCGCGCCACCGCCAACCTGCTCGACCACCTCTGCAAGGAGGGGCGCACCGGCTCCTGA
- a CDS encoding phosphoribosylaminoimidazolesuccinocarboxamide synthase — MSGFVTKPEPVQVPGLVHLHTGKVRDLYRDADGNLVMVASDRTSAYDWVLPNEIPDKGRVLTQLSLWWFERIADIVPNHVVSTELPAGAPADWAGRTLVCRSLDMVPVECVARGYLAGSGLEEYRVSQTVCGVGLPAGLDNGSELPGPIYTPALKAEVGEHDENVPYEETARRIGAELAATLRQTTLAVYSRARDIARERGLILADTKFEFGLLDGELVIGDEVLTPDSSRFWPADEWEPGHDQPSFDKQIIRDWLTSPASGWDRRSENPPPRLPDEVVTHTRQRYIDAYEKLTGLDWK; from the coding sequence GTGAGCGGATTCGTCACCAAGCCCGAGCCGGTCCAGGTGCCCGGCCTGGTCCACCTGCACACCGGCAAGGTGCGCGACCTGTACCGGGACGCCGACGGCAACCTGGTGATGGTGGCCAGCGACCGGACCTCCGCGTACGACTGGGTGCTGCCCAACGAGATCCCCGACAAGGGCCGCGTCCTCACCCAGCTCTCGCTGTGGTGGTTCGAGCGGATCGCCGACATCGTCCCCAACCACGTGGTCTCCACCGAGCTGCCCGCGGGCGCCCCCGCCGACTGGGCCGGGCGCACCCTGGTCTGCCGCAGCCTCGACATGGTGCCGGTGGAGTGCGTCGCCCGCGGCTACCTGGCCGGCTCCGGCCTGGAGGAGTACCGGGTCTCCCAGACGGTGTGCGGCGTCGGCCTGCCCGCGGGCCTGGACAACGGCTCCGAGCTGCCCGGCCCGATCTACACCCCGGCGCTCAAGGCCGAGGTCGGCGAGCACGACGAGAACGTCCCCTACGAGGAGACCGCCCGCCGGATCGGCGCCGAACTCGCCGCCACGCTGCGCCAGACCACCCTCGCGGTGTACTCCCGGGCCCGCGACATCGCCCGCGAGCGCGGCCTGATCCTGGCCGACACCAAGTTCGAGTTCGGCCTGCTGGACGGCGAGTTGGTGATCGGCGACGAGGTGCTCACGCCCGACTCCTCGCGGTTCTGGCCCGCCGACGAGTGGGAGCCCGGCCACGACCAGCCGTCCTTCGACAAGCAGATCATCCGCGACTGGCTGACCTCGCCCGCCTCCGGCTGGGACCGCAGGAGCGAGAACCCGCCGCCGCGGCTGCCCGACGAGGTGGTCACCCACACCCGGCAGCGCTACATCGACGCCTACGAGAAGCTCACCGGCCTCGACTGGAAGTGA
- a CDS encoding response regulator transcription factor, whose product MTDLVRVLLADDEHLIRGALAALLALEDDLTVVAEAASGPEALAMAAAHRPDVAVLDLQMPGLDGLEVAAELRHRLPECRVMIVTGHGRPGYLKRALEVGVRGFLPKTVSASDLAGIIRTVRAGGRYVDPELAAEAISAGDSPLTPRETDVLELAANGSSIAEIADRAALSPGTVRNYLSSAAGKLGAENRHAAVRIAREHGWL is encoded by the coding sequence ATGACCGACCTGGTGCGGGTGCTGCTCGCGGACGACGAGCACCTGATCCGCGGCGCCCTGGCGGCGCTGCTCGCCCTGGAGGACGACCTGACGGTGGTCGCCGAGGCGGCCTCCGGCCCGGAGGCGCTGGCGATGGCCGCCGCGCACCGCCCGGACGTGGCGGTGCTGGACCTGCAGATGCCGGGCCTGGACGGCCTGGAGGTGGCGGCCGAGCTGCGCCACCGGCTGCCGGAGTGCCGGGTGATGATCGTGACCGGGCACGGCCGCCCGGGCTACCTGAAGCGGGCCCTGGAGGTCGGGGTGCGCGGCTTCCTGCCGAAGACCGTCTCGGCCTCTGACCTGGCCGGGATCATCCGCACGGTCCGGGCCGGCGGCCGCTACGTGGACCCGGAGCTGGCGGCCGAGGCGATCAGCGCGGGCGACTCCCCGCTGACCCCGCGCGAGACGGACGTGCTGGAGCTGGCCGCGAACGGCTCCTCGATCGCCGAGATCGCCGACCGGGCCGCGCTCTCGCCGGGCACGGTACGCAACTACCTGTCCTCGGCGGCGGGCAAGCTCGGCGCGGAGAACCGGCACGCGGCGGTCCGGATCGCCCGCGAGCACGGCTGGCTGTGA
- a CDS encoding sensor histidine kinase, with translation MRVSSPRPVRRWRALSKPQRTELYVRWSLYAVALVQPVVTLGVVAGSFGRDGVTDAESAVAVVGSLAAAALNGVLVRVGMAAYLGRRGRPYAWVAVAGTASAAVSVAELLLGPPVEAEGASFPLTVSILTMTFWIAATAVALSVLETAAAAVAGLLLVALPLLLTGASPGFVAGLLTGCLLGSSIAACTARGSAWTAKVVWELDAAREAQARLAVAEERLRFSRDLHDVLGRNLATIALKSELAVQLARRRRPEAVDQMTEVQRIAQDSQREVREVVRGYRTVELHTELAGAASVLRAANVDCRTELSGAGGLPAEAQSVLGWVVREAATNVLRHSEAANCLFRLRVAGGTAVLEVENDGVPAVPPPRAEGAGSGLRGLGERLAAQGGTLSTAGSGPGRFRLTAELPITARGLAS, from the coding sequence GTGCGGGTCAGCAGCCCACGACCGGTCCGCCGCTGGCGGGCGCTGTCCAAGCCGCAGCGCACCGAGCTGTACGTGCGCTGGTCGCTGTACGCGGTGGCGCTGGTCCAACCGGTGGTGACGCTCGGCGTGGTGGCCGGGAGCTTCGGCCGCGACGGGGTGACGGACGCCGAGTCTGCGGTGGCCGTGGTCGGCTCGCTGGCGGCGGCGGCGCTGAACGGGGTGCTGGTCCGCGTCGGCATGGCCGCCTACCTGGGGCGGCGGGGACGCCCGTACGCCTGGGTGGCCGTGGCGGGCACGGCCTCGGCGGCCGTCTCGGTGGCGGAACTGCTGCTCGGGCCGCCGGTGGAGGCGGAGGGCGCGTCGTTCCCGCTGACGGTCTCGATCCTGACGATGACCTTCTGGATCGCCGCCACCGCGGTCGCCCTGTCGGTCCTGGAGACGGCCGCGGCCGCCGTGGCGGGCCTGCTGCTGGTCGCGCTGCCGCTCCTGCTGACGGGCGCCTCCCCCGGGTTCGTGGCCGGGCTGCTGACCGGTTGCCTGCTCGGGTCGTCGATCGCCGCCTGCACCGCCCGCGGCTCGGCCTGGACCGCGAAGGTGGTGTGGGAGCTGGACGCCGCCCGGGAGGCCCAGGCCCGGCTCGCGGTCGCCGAGGAGCGGCTGCGGTTCTCCCGGGACCTGCACGACGTGCTGGGCCGCAACCTGGCCACCATCGCGCTGAAGAGCGAGCTGGCGGTGCAGCTGGCCCGCCGCCGGCGGCCGGAGGCGGTGGACCAGATGACCGAGGTGCAGCGGATCGCGCAGGACTCGCAGCGCGAGGTGCGCGAGGTGGTGCGCGGCTACCGCACCGTCGAGCTGCACACCGAACTGGCCGGCGCCGCCTCGGTGCTGCGGGCCGCGAACGTCGACTGCCGCACCGAGCTGTCCGGTGCGGGCGGCCTGCCCGCCGAGGCGCAGTCGGTGCTGGGCTGGGTGGTCCGGGAGGCCGCGACCAACGTGCTGCGGCACTCGGAGGCCGCCAACTGCCTGTTCCGGCTGCGGGTGGCGGGCGGCACCGCGGTGCTGGAGGTGGAGAACGACGGCGTCCCGGCCGTTCCGCCGCCGCGCGCGGAGGGCGCGGGCAGCGGCCTGCGCGGCCTGGGCGAGCGGCTGGCCGCGCAGGGCGGCACCCTGAGCACGGCCGGCAGCGGCCCCGGGCGGTTCCGGTTGACCGCCGAACTACCGATCACAGCAAGGGGACTGGCGTCATGA